CAGAGTAAATTGCTTAACAATACAACGACGGTTTTGTCTAGCACTGTGAGTATCCTCTACTGAATATGTATGACTAAAACCACTACCACCCAAATAGCTAATAATTTTATAGCGTTGAATTAATTTTTGACCCAAGAAAGTTAGTGGTTTTAAATCTACGAGAACATCATTAGCTGTTGAGTAACGTTTTTGTAAACTGACCCGCACCATCTTAGTTAAGATTCTCGCTAAGTTTGGGTTAACGGAAATCAGATTTTTCCATATAACTTCATTATCAGAATCTTTTTCTAAATATTGAGGCCTCACTCCTGTTAAAAGTTGAATTGCTGTCATACCCAAAGCATAAATATCACTGGCAAATTGTGGTTTTCCTGCAAATTGTTGTTCTGGGGGTGTATAACCTGGCGAAAACACAGGCATTGTTGTAACTGTTATGCCATCAGGTTCTAAGGTTAAGGTACTAACTTCTTTAACTGCACCAAAATCAATGAGAAAAATCATTCCATCCTGGTCTCTCTTCATTAAATTTGTTGGTTTTATATCTAAATGTTTAACTTTTTTCATATTGTTATGATGAATGTGATTTAATATTTTTAATACTTCATAGACAACATTAATAACATCCATTTCAGTCAAAGTCTGATCTTTAAAATCCCTACCTTGAATATATTCTTGCACTAAATACAATCTTTGATTTTCTTCAAAATCATCATAAAGTTGTGGTATTTGTGGATGATTTCCTAATACACGCAATATTGCTGCCTCATCTCTGAACATCTTTATGACTGTGTTCCGTGTTTTTGGATCTGTAGAACGGTAGCTTAGGTATTTTATCACCCGATAACATCCTGGTAACTGTATATCTTCTACTAGATATGTCTCACCAAATCCCCCATAACCTATAGGATTTATGATTTTATAACGCCCTTTTATAATTTCCCCATTTTTGTGTTCGTATTCGTGTTCGTATTGTTGTGGCATATAGGGTAGTGCAAGTTATTGTTAAGTAAGTAATTAATTAATTGCAAGTTTAAATACGAATACATCGAATAGAAGTTGATGTATTTTTAGAAACAAAAAACTCCTTGGTGCTGTTTTGGGAGTCTTTTAACCTATTTTTAGGTTTTAATCAATTTTCTGCATAAATTATACTACACTTATTTATACCATTTTCCAGAATATCAGCATTTTTTACTTTCCATCCGATAAATCCTAAAAACAAGCCCTGGCGATTATAAATCACGAAACCACACAAACAAAGTCCACCTGCGTGGACTAAGAAAAACTACTTGTTTTTAGCCCACGGAGGTGGGTTTTGCCTGTGTAGATGCGGTTTCCAACCGCCGATTTAATGTTAATAGGACTCTAATCCTCAAACCAACTGGCACGCCAAGCCGCTTCAGCTTCAGCAATTTTCAGTTCTCGTTGTCTTTTTTGATACTCTCGTCCTAGTTTATTCAATTGCATTAAAATATTCCGAATTCCTTTACGTTCTGATAATAGTGTCGCTTCCGCAAATTCTATTTCTCCTAATCGTAAGTGAATAGCCATAATCTGAGTCAGACTAGAATCTTCAGAATCTTCATCATTACTAATTTCTATAACTAAGTTTAATAGGTTGGGAGGGCTGGGGATCATATTACTAGAAGATTCTGAAGAAGCTGCGGCAGCGGTTGCGGCCATTAAAATCGGTTCTGGTAGTTTTTTGGGTAAAACCCCATTTTTTTGGATTAAAATATTAACTGCTTGGGAGACTTTTTTTAAGGTTTCTTGAATCGCTTCTTCTAAATCTTGTTGCCATTCAACTAGTTCTATGGGGTTAGAAGGATCTAATACTTTAGGCTGTTGTTCATTTTCTCCATTTTCTTCTTTTTCCTCGGTTTCTACTTCAGTTTTTTCTTCAGTTTTTTCTTCTTTTTCAAATTCTACTACTGTTTCTGTTTGGGTATCTTCTGGGGGTTGAATATAACTAATTAATTGTTGAAAGGCTTTTTTACTTAATTTGCGAATACCTTGTTGTAATTTTTGCCGCTGATTTAGTGATAAGTTCAGAAATTCCTCAGGATATCCTTGGGTACACAGGTAATAACTAGCCAAAATCAATTGTTTTTGTAAGACTGGTCCTAGGGTATTTATATATTTAGCATAAGCTGAATTGAGTTCTTGAGCGATCGCGCTAATCGCTACTTTTAATTCATTAATCTCTTTTTCTATCCGTTCAATTGCTCTTGCCATAATTTTATGCTGGTTAGTTGTCGGTAGTCAGTGGTCAGTAGTCAGTGGTCAGTTGTTAATTAATTTTTATAGTGTAAATATATGTAGTTTTGAAAAAATAATCATTAACCTAATAAAATACAGGCCAGCGCCTCACGCATGACCTGTAATAGCAATAGTTATCAGTCACAAGTTCATAATCAGTCACCAATTATTAAGTATATATTCTTAACAACTGACCACTGACTACTGACAAATAACCAAATTACTTAGCACCAATTTGGGCAGCAACTTCATCAGCAAAGCTCATTTCGTTCTTTTCAATGCCTTCACCGAGTATATAACGGACAAAGCGATTGACTTGAATTTCTTCACCAACTGTTGATTTTACTTGCTTCACCAGGTCTTCTACCGAAATACTTTGATCACGAATATAAGGTTGATCTAGTAAAGTCATTTCCTTGAGACGTTTATCAATTCGACCTTGAACAATCTTTTCTTTGATGTTCTCTGGTTTATTGCCCAAATCGTCCTTACCCATTTCGATGCTTTTTTCTTTAGTGACAACTTCAACGGGAATTTGGTCTACACTAACGTACTCGACATTAGGACAAGCTGCAACTTGCATTGCTGCATTTTTAGCCAAAGATTGAAATTCTGCATTAGCAGCGGCTGAAGCACTTTGAGCAGTTAATTCCATTAATACTCCCACACGTCCACCAGTGTGAATGTAGCTATCTGCTATCCCTGGTGTGCTAGTAAGAGAGTAATTAACAAAGCGGCGGACTTGAATATTTTCACCAAGAGTAGCAATGGTTTCTTTGATGAATTCATCAACAGTAACGCTGGGTTTTTCAGCATAAGATTGAGCCAATAAAGACTCCACGCTATCAGTAGTTGCGGCTTGTTGTGCTAGGTTCTTAACTAAGGCTTTAAAAGCTTCATTACGGGCAACAAAGTCGGTTTGGCAATTAACTTCTATCAGTACACCTACCTGACCATCAGGTTGAATGTAGGTATCTACTAGACCTTCTGCGGCAATGCGACTACTGCCTTTATCAGCTTTGGCAATACCCTTTTTCCGTAGCCAGTCTATGGATTCATCGACATTGCCATCATTTTCTTTCAGTGCTTTTTTGCAGTCCATCATGCCAGCACCGGTTTTTTGGCGTAGCTCTTGGACGAGTTTTGCAGATATTTCCGCCATATTGCCTCAATTCTTAACTTGACAGATATAAATATTTAATCAAGATTCTAAGATGAATCGCGCTCATCTTAGAATCATAAGATCACGCGGTAAGCAGGAAACTCAGTCCCTAGGGCTGAGAGGGAAGCGACACGAGCGATTTTAACCGCTGTGGATATTAAAATTGAACCCAGATTTTTGATTGGAACCTGGAAACCAACTCCCATTTCTGAGGTAATGTTAGCTTCGACCTGTTATAAGAGCTTGCTTGAGCTTGTAACACTGTTCCAGTGACCTTAGAACTGTTTAATCACAAGCGACAGAGCAGGGAACTAGCTTCGCATTCCAGGGTGTCATGACTCAAATAACGGCTACCCTTCGACTACGCTCAGGGTGGTCCAGCACGGCTTGCTTGATTACTCTTGCAAGCCCAGTCCCTTTGGGGCTGGGTTACTGACTTAATGCTGATTACAGATGCTTATGCTTCTTCACCTGATGATTCAGTGGTATCACTTTCATCATATTCGTAATCTTCGTCAGCGTAATCGTCGTAATCTTCTTCCGCTTCTAGCTGACCATGACGGCCTTCATAGATAGCATCTGCCAATTTACCGACAATTAGCTTAATGGATCTAATTGCGTCGTCGTTGGCTGGGATAGGAATATCTACAACGTCTGGGTCACAGTTTGTATCCAACATGGAAACAATAGGAATACCCAATTTTTCGCATTCTTGAACTGCGTTATATTCCCGCTTCTGGTCAACAATGACCACAATATCGGGAACTTTCTTCATGTTTTTAATACCACCCAAGTATTTCTGTAGCTTCGTCATTTCTCGACGGAGCATAGAAGCTTCTTTCTTGGGTAATAAATCTAGTGCGCCGGTTTCTTCTCTCCGTTCTAAATCTTTGAGACGTTCGGCTCTGGTTTTAATGGTTGCCCAGTTGGTGAGCATTCCACCCAACCAACGTTGGTTAATGTAGTGAGAACCGCAACGGAGGGCTTCTTGGGCAATAATTCCGGCTGCTTGGCGCTTAGTACCAACAAACAGGAATTTTTTACCTTGCTCTGATTGGGTTCGCATATAGTTATATGCGTTATCCATTAACTGGGCTGTTTGTACCAAGTCAATAATATGTACACCATTTCGTGAGGTGTAGATATAAGGAGCCATTTTGGGGTTCCAACGTCTGGTCTGGTGACCAAAGTGAACACCTGACTCCATCATTTGAGCCAAGGAAACTACTGGCATATTTTGTTACTCCTATTCGGGTTAAACCTCCACCTAGGTGCATTTCTTAAATTCTTGAATTCATGAAACACCCGAATTCCTAGATGTGCGGATTTTAGACAACTGTACTAGGGTAACATAAATATATTCAGTTTTCCCGTGAACCGGGATTTTTTGGGAAATTATCTTTTATGGACAGGTCTAATATGTGTTTTTCTGTATTTACTTATCTTTATACACCTTTGATTTTTTTGTTCGCTTACTTATTGATTTTAATTACAGGCATAGAAGTGGGTATATCTGTAATTGTAATATAGCGGTATGCACTTGAATGAAATACAGTGATTAAATTTCAAAACCTGTAGGGGTTTCCCCCCCCTCTCGATTGTATTGCATCCGGACGATAACCGCTATATAAGGAAAAATTAAGCCTTTAAAACCCACATTTGTGGATTTTGCTTGTTTAGTTGCAGTTTCTAACCGCTCTTACTCATTATCCCCAATATCCCGTTTTGGTGGACGTTTATAGGTAAAAGTAAAACTCTCCCCACTAGCAATTACCTTTCGCATTTCCTCATACATAGGATAACTACCAACACCGCTTAAATTCGCCCAACCTCGCGCCCTAGTTAAAGCCACAAATAACTGATTGCGGAAATTCACATCACTTTCATTTCGCGCCACATTATCAAAACCTACCACATAAATCATATCTGCTTCATGTCCCTTAGCGCGAGTAATGCGTGATACCGTCACACCACCATCACACCAAAATTTATCCGGGTCGTTATGAGGATATTGGGGAGCTAAATCATTTAACTTTAAAGCAGTAGGAATATAAACATCAATGT
The window above is part of the Dolichospermum sp. DET69 genome. Proteins encoded here:
- a CDS encoding elongation factor Ts, which encodes MAEISAKLVQELRQKTGAGMMDCKKALKENDGNVDESIDWLRKKGIAKADKGSSRIAAEGLVDTYIQPDGQVGVLIEVNCQTDFVARNEAFKALVKNLAQQAATTDSVESLLAQSYAEKPSVTVDEFIKETIATLGENIQVRRFVNYSLTSTPGIADSYIHTGGRVGVLMELTAQSASAAANAEFQSLAKNAAMQVAACPNVEYVSVDQIPVEVVTKEKSIEMGKDDLGNKPENIKEKIVQGRIDKRLKEMTLLDQPYIRDQSISVEDLVKQVKSTVGEEIQVNRFVRYILGEGIEKNEMSFADEVAAQIGAK
- the rpsB gene encoding 30S ribosomal protein S2, which codes for MPVVSLAQMMESGVHFGHQTRRWNPKMAPYIYTSRNGVHIIDLVQTAQLMDNAYNYMRTQSEQGKKFLFVGTKRQAAGIIAQEALRCGSHYINQRWLGGMLTNWATIKTRAERLKDLERREETGALDLLPKKEASMLRREMTKLQKYLGGIKNMKKVPDIVVIVDQKREYNAVQECEKLGIPIVSMLDTNCDPDVVDIPIPANDDAIRSIKLIVGKLADAIYEGRHGQLEAEEDYDDYADEDYEYDESDTTESSGEEA